A window of Candidatus Jettenia caeni contains these coding sequences:
- a CDS encoding hydroxylamine oxidoreductase, with protein MNLMRLGAVLLAAPLMWGSLTGSLQAQSETELKEMQKKAMSYYDALYPTDTLKDWFVNNVGLEKGAGPWQNIYKPVPLQMYWFPVRHYVKPDGTYYDQLLEKYKPSDCVECHKEVTPGFVHDWEESTHANLRKNPRIAEKTQQIEKLIGRELKQVLCKDCHGQDHKELVMPTPAKCGECHPKETTEFMSEADRGRPNHIEGLAANVIPPWYPEMFRRGYPTAQFGCDLCHATDRCNICHTRHKFAAAEGRRPEACMSCHMGFDHPDAETYGESKMGYIYHLEGEHWDWEKPLAEIVPGKDYRTPTCQFCHFDQGNGKFAHNPVTKGVWRMGTVPPKGVDYKSSLKDYPHGINLPPLNYSLDIYSPENKQRSEQWVAVCSKCHSPRFARLYRENLNDFMFEMWKLQDRAQLILDEIVELDAFEVPIKERDIFPLGDILADALGPGLLGESVYKAFKTKAGKVPVIGPILGLHGLFATGRNNPSEIEITYADMWFGDKAHAYKGVAHGQQDISWWYGAAKVYQKINILESQAAALKHDKEFHEILKAKDRKKFAGIIGSIIGIVAVLMFGAALWKKRRETNHE; from the coding sequence ATGAATTTAATGAGGTTGGGAGCGGTTTTACTTGCCGCCCCTTTAATGTGGGGTTCGCTGACTGGAAGCCTACAAGCACAGTCAGAAACTGAATTAAAAGAAATGCAAAAAAAGGCTATGAGCTACTATGATGCTTTGTATCCAACTGATACGTTAAAAGATTGGTTTGTTAATAATGTTGGACTGGAGAAGGGTGCAGGCCCCTGGCAAAATATCTATAAGCCTGTACCATTACAAATGTATTGGTTTCCTGTAAGGCATTACGTAAAGCCTGACGGGACATATTATGATCAATTGCTGGAAAAATATAAACCCTCTGATTGCGTAGAATGTCATAAAGAGGTAACGCCTGGTTTTGTACACGACTGGGAAGAGTCTACACATGCAAATTTACGGAAAAATCCTAGAATTGCAGAAAAAACGCAACAAATAGAGAAGTTAATTGGCAGAGAACTAAAACAAGTGCTCTGTAAAGATTGCCATGGTCAGGACCATAAAGAGCTTGTTATGCCTACACCAGCTAAGTGTGGAGAATGTCATCCTAAGGAAACAACTGAATTTATGAGCGAGGCTGATCGTGGACGTCCAAATCATATTGAGGGACTGGCAGCAAACGTTATTCCACCCTGGTATCCCGAGATGTTCCGGAGGGGGTATCCAACAGCTCAGTTTGGATGTGACCTTTGCCATGCAACCGATCGATGCAACATTTGTCATACAAGACATAAGTTTGCAGCAGCAGAGGGCAGAAGACCGGAGGCCTGTATGAGTTGTCATATGGGTTTTGATCATCCAGATGCAGAAACCTATGGTGAATCAAAGATGGGATATATTTATCATTTGGAGGGAGAGCACTGGGATTGGGAAAAACCGTTAGCAGAAATTGTGCCTGGTAAAGACTACAGAACACCAACATGCCAGTTTTGCCATTTTGACCAAGGAAATGGCAAGTTCGCCCACAACCCGGTTACAAAAGGTGTGTGGAGGATGGGAACAGTTCCACCAAAAGGGGTAGATTACAAATCATCGTTAAAAGATTACCCGCATGGTATCAATCTTCCCCCTCTGAATTATAGTCTTGATATTTATTCTCCTGAAAATAAACAAAGGTCAGAGCAATGGGTTGCAGTGTGTAGCAAATGTCACAGCCCAAGATTTGCCAGGTTATATCGTGAAAATTTAAACGATTTCATGTTCGAGATGTGGAAGTTGCAGGACAGAGCCCAGCTTATCTTAGACGAAATTGTTGAGTTAGACGCTTTCGAGGTACCTATTAAAGAGAGAGACATCTTTCCGCTTGGAGATATACTTGCCGATGCGCTTGGGCCTGGATTGTTGGGAGAGTCAGTGTATAAAGCCTTTAAAACAAAGGCTGGAAAAGTGCCTGTTATTGGACCTATCCTTGGCTTGCATGGTTTGTTTGCAACGGGAAGAAATAATCCTTCAGAAATTGAAATTACCTATGCTGATATGTGGTTTGGGGATAAAGCTCACGCCTATAAAGGTGTAGCTCATGGTCAGCAGGATATTTCATGGTGGTATGGCGCTGCCAAGGTATATCAGAAGATTAATATACTGGAAAGCCAGGCCGCTGCACTTAAACATGATAAAGAGTTTCATGAGATCCTGAAAGCTAAGGACAGGAAAAAATTTGCTGGTATTATAGGAAGTATTATTGGAATCGTTGCGGTATTAATGTTTGGCGCTGCATTATGGAAAAAGAGACGTGAGACTAATCACGAATAA
- a CDS encoding ABC transporter substrate binding component: MKILFPVVFIIWFGFIIPHVCGSDTELNVYTWVDYIDPEIFSDFEKEFHVKVHVDFYDDEEAMFSLVQSQPERYDVIFPSDSLTDVMIKSKLLSKLDMHQIPNKKNLKARFRTISNRKWRRYSVPIDWGVTGIAYNTKYVKGPVDSWGVFWDKRYRGRMALSNNMYDVMTVGLKGLGYSLKPTDPKDADESLKILKTLKPLLLKEGFISYNKIDEGLISEVLWIAQCYNGDAAFVNERNNAIKFILPKEGTGFWTDNIAVTIGAKHKRLAEKFINFMLRPEISGKHTNYSYYANCNKKARVFVNKELLKNPYIYINEKIIDTLEVYEILNSNVQKKFNECWAELVSD, from the coding sequence ATGAAAATACTTTTTCCTGTTGTCTTCATCATATGGTTCGGGTTCATTATTCCTCATGTATGTGGCTCTGATACAGAGCTTAATGTATATACATGGGTCGACTATATCGATCCTGAGATCTTTTCCGATTTTGAGAAAGAATTTCATGTGAAAGTACATGTTGATTTTTACGATGATGAAGAGGCAATGTTTTCTTTGGTTCAATCGCAGCCAGAACGATACGATGTTATCTTTCCGAGTGATTCCTTAACGGATGTGATGATAAAATCTAAATTGCTATCAAAACTTGATATGCATCAGATACCCAATAAGAAAAATCTTAAAGCAAGATTCAGGACTATTTCAAATAGAAAGTGGAGAAGATACAGCGTTCCTATTGATTGGGGTGTTACTGGTATTGCATATAATACAAAATACGTGAAAGGTCCCGTTGATAGTTGGGGTGTTTTTTGGGACAAAAGATATAGGGGCAGGATGGCGCTTTCAAATAATATGTACGATGTAATGACTGTCGGACTAAAAGGGTTGGGTTATTCATTAAAACCTACGGATCCTAAGGATGCAGACGAATCATTAAAGATATTGAAAACATTAAAACCTCTCCTTCTGAAAGAGGGGTTTATTTCTTATAATAAGATTGATGAAGGGTTAATAAGCGAAGTATTATGGATTGCTCAGTGTTACAATGGAGATGCTGCATTCGTTAATGAAAGAAATAATGCCATAAAGTTCATATTACCGAAAGAAGGTACAGGCTTTTGGACAGACAACATAGCGGTTACTATTGGCGCAAAACACAAACGACTTGCAGAAAAGTTTATTAATTTTATGCTTCGTCCGGAAATTAGTGGAAAGCATACTAATTATTCTTATTATGCAAATTGTAATAAAAAGGCGCGAGTGTTTGTTAATAAGGAATTGTTAAAGAATCCTTATATTTATATAAATGAAAAAATAATCGATACGTTGGAAGTATATGAAATTTTGAATTCTAATGTTCAGAAAAAGTTCAATGAATGTTGGGCAGAACTCGTTTCAGATTAG
- a CDS encoding two-component sensor kinase produces the protein MASCISLVGLLPLFIGLFFLFKSTESFIKDEVLNNLGMLAKNTKEEIHRFIESCVTDMKMLAESESMRSTHISVDKKLSEMKRIQEYYKRFEDITMIDVKGRVITSTAYNYQGEWKSKKWFQEAINGKVYISDAHIILDPYEVVVAIAVPLVDDKGKIQAAIVGQLNMKRIWEIVDTITIGNTGIIAIVNNLHYFIAHPRKKKLFQHAPFDPDKQSGVVNAIEPDFKTFIYSSERYVGNSEYEFPNWRVIVAQERRDALSNILRLKKNVVYVLSSSFLLVILMSIIVSKGVVKPIHTLIHGMEKVSDGDLNYKTNIKNRDEIGLLGISFNDMIMRLGKARAEIQRKTEALRDAFNQINELNVNLEKKVEHRTKELKEKQFQLIQSGKLAAIGQLGAGVAHELNNPMTGILGYTQYMLEKVSKENVRTEDISTFRKCLQHIENSTYRCRDIVQNLLQFARKSNEIFEPLNINNVIADTLSLIKGPLVANKIEVVKNLVNDVDPIDGNANQLQQVFINIILNAQQAMPKGGHLFISTRRKGRVVEAEFKDTGCGIAEEHMERIFEPFFTTKMDWKGTGLGLSICYDIIKRHNGNIMVSSKMGKGAIFTIILPVPIQKDDESNEQIDRGEGTCTNTHC, from the coding sequence ATGGCCTCATGTATTTCTCTTGTAGGGCTTTTGCCGTTGTTTATTGGTTTATTTTTTTTGTTTAAAAGTACTGAGAGTTTTATAAAAGATGAAGTCCTTAACAATCTTGGCATGCTAGCTAAAAATACAAAAGAAGAGATACATCGTTTTATAGAAAGCTGCGTGACAGATATGAAAATGCTGGCAGAGAGCGAAAGTATGAGAAGTACACATATATCTGTCGATAAGAAATTATCTGAAATGAAAAGAATCCAAGAATATTACAAGCGTTTTGAAGATATTACGATGATCGATGTAAAAGGCCGTGTAATAACATCTACAGCATACAATTATCAGGGTGAATGGAAATCGAAAAAATGGTTTCAAGAGGCGATAAACGGTAAGGTATATATTTCTGATGCACATATTATCCTTGATCCTTATGAGGTTGTCGTTGCCATTGCTGTTCCGCTCGTGGATGATAAGGGGAAGATACAGGCAGCCATTGTTGGACAGCTTAATATGAAACGTATATGGGAGATTGTAGATACTATAACCATAGGGAATACCGGGATTATCGCAATTGTTAATAACTTACATTACTTCATTGCTCACCCCAGAAAGAAGAAGTTATTTCAGCATGCACCTTTTGATCCGGATAAACAATCCGGGGTTGTTAATGCGATAGAACCTGATTTTAAAACGTTTATTTACAGTTCAGAGAGATACGTGGGTAACTCAGAGTATGAGTTTCCTAACTGGCGGGTTATTGTTGCACAAGAGAGAAGGGATGCGTTATCCAATATATTGAGGTTGAAAAAAAATGTTGTATATGTTTTAAGCAGTAGCTTTTTATTGGTAATACTCATGAGTATTATAGTCTCAAAAGGTGTAGTAAAACCTATACATACCTTGATTCACGGGATGGAGAAAGTATCTGATGGTGATTTAAACTACAAAACAAATATAAAGAATAGAGATGAAATTGGCTTGTTAGGGATATCTTTCAACGATATGATAATGCGGTTAGGCAAAGCAAGGGCTGAAATACAGAGAAAAACAGAGGCATTGCGCGATGCATTTAACCAAATTAACGAATTAAACGTTAATCTGGAGAAAAAAGTAGAGCATCGGACGAAAGAATTGAAAGAAAAACAATTTCAGTTGATTCAGTCTGGTAAACTGGCAGCTATTGGTCAGTTGGGGGCTGGTGTTGCTCATGAGTTGAATAATCCCATGACAGGTATCCTGGGCTATACACAATATATGCTAGAGAAAGTATCAAAGGAAAATGTAAGGACAGAAGATATTTCTACCTTTAGGAAGTGTTTACAACACATAGAAAATAGCACATATCGTTGCAGGGATATAGTGCAAAATTTGCTTCAATTCGCAAGAAAATCGAATGAAATTTTTGAACCTTTGAATATAAACAATGTTATAGCAGATACGTTATCTCTCATAAAAGGCCCGCTGGTAGCGAATAAGATCGAAGTGGTGAAGAATTTAGTGAATGACGTAGATCCGATTGATGGAAATGCTAATCAGCTACAACAGGTATTTATTAATATAATACTGAATGCTCAGCAGGCAATGCCTAAAGGAGGACATCTGTTTATTTCGACGAGAAGAAAGGGCAGAGTTGTAGAGGCTGAATTTAAAGATACGGGTTGTGGAATTGCTGAGGAACATATGGAGCGAATATTTGAACCTTTTTTTACAACAAAGATGGATTGGAAAGGGACTGGACTTGGATTATCAATATGCTATGATATTATAAAAAGGCATAATGGAAATATTATGGTGAGTAGTAAAATGGGAAAAGGGGCTATTTTTACTATCATACTGCCAGTACCGATACAGAAGGATGATGAGAGTAATGAACAAATCGATAGAGGCGAAGGAACCTGTACGAATACTCATTGTTGA
- a CDS encoding putative cytochrome c yields the protein MSLQRFIFFVLSVLFFIGSSMWIKDEFNPNWKKYQKEYYEEQALKVEKEFLAASSVKEKELLGKRLTAMRYPLYEIKQILLKGDYSWEKKQNGIKVDRCMTCHIDEDKLKAKHSHTKELPFDVYGCTVCHGGNGRALSEESAHEGMYYHKRQMEQKLVVAEAMFDFWEELATLTPEETDPNERVEMGNFKKYSITGDKAIYVGSQKCLKCHTGLTSPHVERWMRIKFKTFDRVKEAPDYIAGNDAYRKTCLKCHTTGYDESTGKYSEEGVTCEACHGAGEVFSYFMDIGKAPEGQKIAKVGTYGTAFNICGPCHHTRNHEMRLKFFQEKNSPDEWFFPEHTRPYKTGLMEKKEASGPEPLPKIF from the coding sequence ATGAGCTTACAAAGGTTTATTTTTTTTGTTTTGAGCGTTTTGTTTTTTATAGGCTCTTCTATGTGGATTAAAGATGAATTTAATCCAAATTGGAAAAAATACCAAAAGGAGTATTATGAAGAACAGGCATTGAAGGTTGAGAAGGAATTTTTAGCAGCCTCATCTGTAAAAGAAAAGGAGTTGTTGGGTAAGCGCCTTACGGCAATGCGTTATCCCCTTTATGAGATTAAACAGATCCTGCTCAAAGGTGACTACAGTTGGGAAAAAAAGCAAAATGGAATCAAGGTTGACCGTTGTATGACCTGTCATATTGACGAGGATAAGCTGAAAGCAAAACATTCTCATACAAAGGAATTACCCTTTGATGTTTACGGATGTACTGTATGCCACGGGGGGAATGGAAGAGCATTGAGCGAGGAGAGCGCACATGAGGGCATGTATTATCATAAAAGGCAGATGGAGCAGAAACTCGTTGTGGCTGAGGCAATGTTTGACTTTTGGGAAGAATTGGCAACTTTAACGCCAGAAGAGACCGACCCGAATGAAAGGGTAGAAATGGGCAATTTTAAAAAATATAGCATTACAGGAGATAAAGCTATTTATGTAGGCAGTCAAAAATGTCTCAAGTGCCATACAGGGTTAACATCCCCGCATGTTGAAAGATGGATGAGGATCAAGTTTAAAACCTTTGATCGTGTAAAAGAAGCTCCTGATTATATTGCAGGAAATGATGCATATCGAAAGACATGTTTAAAATGTCATACAACTGGTTATGATGAGAGCACAGGAAAATACTCAGAGGAGGGCGTTACTTGTGAGGCCTGTCATGGGGCAGGAGAAGTGTTTAGTTATTTTATGGATATTGGAAAGGCGCCGGAAGGACAGAAGATAGCTAAGGTAGGAACATACGGTACAGCATTTAATATATGCGGGCCTTGTCATCATACGCGTAACCATGAAATGCGACTGAAATTTTTCCAGGAAAAAAATAGTCCTGATGAGTGGTTTTTTCCCGAACATACAAGGCCGTATAAAACAGGTCTTATGGAAAAAAAAGAAGCATCTGGACCAGAGCCATTGCCAAAAATCTTTTAA
- a CDS encoding agmatinase, with translation MLRDIRQYVLSSLQFGAFPYDFKSDSDAYKHSKIIIMGVPFDGTATYQTGTKVGPYAILNASINVEPYDDELGDIYSAGIFTVGILNLEEIHTDAKKVIEAVYHVSKGIVKDSKFLVTLGGEHSISQGVIKAYKEKYKKLSVLQLDAHLDLMEQFGGTPYSHASVSRRVAEDLRCKVTSFGVRVVSKEEQEFVEKSKNAVSVFYARDIYNNDDWHEEAIETLEDYVYITLDVDGFDISIMPATGTPVPGGLGWYRTLDFLRKVYTNRKVVGFDVVELKPNPGNEAPNFLAANLVYKNIGFYNKYTLLS, from the coding sequence ATGCTGCGTGATATCAGACAATATGTGCTAAGTTCATTACAGTTTGGGGCATTTCCTTACGATTTTAAAAGTGATAGTGATGCTTACAAACATTCTAAGATTATCATTATGGGAGTACCTTTTGATGGTACGGCTACCTATCAAACAGGAACCAAAGTAGGTCCTTATGCGATACTTAATGCATCTATTAATGTAGAACCGTATGATGACGAGTTAGGTGATATCTATTCTGCAGGTATTTTTACTGTGGGAATACTTAATTTAGAGGAAATTCATACGGATGCAAAAAAGGTTATTGAGGCAGTCTACCATGTCAGTAAAGGAATTGTAAAAGATAGTAAGTTTTTGGTAACGTTAGGTGGTGAACATTCGATTTCACAAGGTGTAATAAAAGCATATAAAGAAAAATACAAGAAATTATCTGTGCTTCAACTGGATGCGCATCTTGATTTAATGGAGCAGTTTGGCGGTACTCCCTACAGCCATGCGAGTGTATCAAGAAGGGTTGCTGAAGACCTGAGATGTAAAGTGACCAGTTTTGGCGTAAGAGTGGTATCGAAGGAAGAACAGGAGTTTGTAGAAAAGAGTAAAAACGCCGTGTCTGTGTTTTATGCAAGAGATATTTATAATAATGATGACTGGCATGAGGAAGCCATAGAAACATTAGAAGATTATGTATATATTACTTTGGATGTGGATGGCTTCGATATATCGATTATGCCTGCTACAGGGACGCCTGTTCCTGGTGGTTTGGGATGGTATCGGACACTGGATTTTTTACGCAAAGTATATACGAATCGAAAAGTGGTTGGATTCGATGTGGTTGAGTTGAAACCCAATCCGGGAAATGAAGCGCCAAATTTTTTAGCTGCCAATCTTGTGTATAAAAATATAGGATTCTATAATAAATATACCCTTTTATCTTAA
- a CDS encoding putative cytochrome b6 gives MKLIPDLIKKITDNEIWRSVFRHGYADTPRNRVLQIISNIWLHLHPAKVREHGTKIRFTWCMGGITFFIFLFETITGILLMFYYVPDVNRAYADIVDLMYVVPFGRFLRNSHRWGAHAMVITVSIHMFRVFLTGSYKPPRQFNWVVGVILLVLTFLLSFTGYLLPWDQLGYWAITVGTNMARATPFLGHEGPFSYILGMRADNDVRFALLGGTMIEAPALLRAYVWHCIAIPVMASALMMVHFWRVRKDGGISGPL, from the coding sequence GGATATGCAGATACGCCTAGAAACAGGGTTCTTCAGATTATCAGCAATATATGGTTGCATTTACATCCGGCAAAGGTGCGAGAGCATGGTACGAAGATTCGCTTTACCTGGTGTATGGGAGGGATTACATTTTTTATATTCCTGTTTGAGACAATAACAGGTATTCTGCTAATGTTTTACTATGTTCCTGATGTAAACAGGGCGTATGCAGATATTGTGGATTTAATGTATGTAGTACCTTTTGGCAGATTTTTAAGAAATTCTCACCGATGGGGTGCTCACGCAATGGTTATTACTGTGAGTATCCATATGTTTCGGGTTTTCTTAACAGGCTCATATAAACCGCCACGGCAGTTTAACTGGGTGGTTGGTGTGATCCTGTTAGTTCTTACATTTTTGTTAAGTTTTACCGGTTATTTGTTGCCTTGGGATCAATTAGGATACTGGGCTATTACCGTTGGTACGAATATGGCGCGTGCGACACCGTTTTTAGGCCATGAGGGACCATTCTCCTACATACTGGGTATGAGAGCTGACAATGATGTTCGCTTTGCTTTGTTAGGTGGAACAATGATTGAAGCTCCTGCCTTACTGCGAGCCTATGTATGGCACTGTATAGCAATTCCTGTGATGGCTTCAGCGCTGATGATGGTGCATTTCTGGAGAGTGCGTAAAGATGGTGGTATTTCAGGTCCATTATAG
- a CDS encoding two-component response regulator, which produces MNKSIEAKEPVRILIVDDEEIIRDLLYDALSQTGYKVKVAINGRDAVKQIENEPFEIVITDLRMPGISGIELLQHVLKMNPDVCVLIMTAYGTVESAVNAMKLGAYDYICKPFELEEMKIVVEKAVERQWLLRESRMLEFYRHLSITDGLTKVYNYRHFHEFIERELQKAKRNSSTFSLLFADVDDFKVYNDLNGHLAGDEILRELASIFLNTTRKTDFVARYGGEEFTVVLPETTINAGLGVANRIMKEVRSKKWMYADILSNKGITMSMGMVAYPKDALSKDDLIRKADDAMYHAKRLGKNRVCYFKEDVIVEVE; this is translated from the coding sequence ATGAACAAATCGATAGAGGCGAAGGAACCTGTACGAATACTCATTGTTGACGATGAAGAGATAATTCGTGATTTACTTTATGATGCGCTCTCCCAAACGGGATATAAAGTAAAGGTTGCAATAAACGGAAGAGATGCGGTTAAGCAAATTGAAAATGAGCCTTTTGAAATCGTGATTACTGATCTTAGGATGCCTGGCATAAGTGGTATAGAATTATTACAGCATGTACTCAAGATGAACCCTGATGTATGTGTATTAATTATGACTGCCTATGGTACGGTAGAATCGGCAGTTAATGCAATGAAGTTAGGTGCGTATGACTATATTTGTAAACCCTTTGAACTGGAAGAGATGAAAATCGTTGTAGAGAAAGCTGTAGAAAGACAGTGGCTGTTACGGGAATCCCGGATGTTGGAATTTTATAGGCATCTTTCCATTACTGATGGTCTAACCAAGGTTTATAATTACAGACATTTTCATGAATTTATAGAGCGTGAACTACAAAAGGCAAAAAGAAATTCGAGTACATTCTCTCTCTTATTTGCCGATGTTGATGATTTTAAGGTCTACAATGACTTGAATGGCCATCTAGCCGGAGATGAAATACTCCGTGAGTTAGCCTCTATATTTTTAAATACAACACGAAAGACAGATTTTGTAGCCCGGTATGGTGGTGAGGAATTTACGGTTGTTTTACCTGAAACGACTATAAATGCCGGTTTAGGCGTGGCGAACCGGATCATGAAAGAAGTACGGTCTAAAAAATGGATGTATGCAGATATTCTCTCCAACAAAGGGATTACCATGAGTATGGGTATGGTGGCATATCCAAAAGATGCCTTATCAAAAGATGATTTAATCAGAAAAGCTGATGATGCTATGTATCATGCAAAAAGATTAGGTAAAAATAGGGTATGTTATTTTAAGGAAGATGTAATTGTCGAAGTTGAATAG